A single window of Pseudobdellovibrionaceae bacterium DNA harbors:
- a CDS encoding HNH endonuclease, whose product VMTLKTLSNENLLARLTKLVRTERKITHLVLECIAEVDRRRLYLERAYPSLFEYLTQAHGYSAGAAQRRISAARLLREVPEVAAKIEEGKLNLSQIALVTQNIKLAEKEFGAKMEAEDKLGLLKKIESRSFVETQQILAHELKVEVPSLERTQQHADGSVTLTLTLTKEEYENWCRVGELVSHSVPKRRHADLAIYLARKEISRRTEIKRASPQRKYSSKPRQIAPNLRKRILVGSRVGPGHRKYTLLEKGKNREKCNLDSNPGKDSLKPTSESELRPRGCGYVDPLTGRRCGSRHFLQIDHIRPVHAGGGNAPENLRALCSAHNRGRNRKPGAHPFRSQKKLTAQAPITTSERKENPHSEG is encoded by the coding sequence CGTCATGACGCTTAAAACTCTCTCGAACGAAAACTTGCTCGCACGGCTTACGAAACTCGTTCGCACCGAGCGGAAGATCACGCACTTGGTTTTGGAGTGCATCGCCGAAGTGGACCGACGCCGGCTGTATCTGGAAAGAGCTTATCCGTCCCTCTTTGAGTACCTCACCCAGGCGCATGGTTACTCCGCCGGAGCGGCACAACGACGCATCAGCGCGGCGAGGCTTTTGCGCGAAGTTCCCGAAGTCGCGGCGAAGATCGAGGAAGGAAAGCTGAACCTCTCCCAGATCGCGCTCGTCACCCAAAACATCAAACTGGCGGAGAAAGAGTTCGGCGCCAAAATGGAGGCCGAGGATAAACTGGGTCTCCTCAAAAAGATCGAGTCGCGCAGCTTCGTGGAGACGCAGCAGATTTTGGCCCATGAACTGAAAGTTGAAGTGCCCTCCCTAGAACGCACCCAACAACATGCCGACGGTTCGGTGACACTCACCCTGACTCTGACGAAAGAAGAATACGAAAACTGGTGCCGTGTAGGAGAACTCGTCTCCCATTCCGTTCCGAAGCGGAGGCACGCGGACTTGGCCATTTATCTTGCGCGCAAAGAGATCTCACGTCGCACCGAGATCAAGCGCGCTTCGCCGCAACGCAAATACTCAAGCAAGCCCCGCCAAATCGCGCCGAATCTGCGGAAACGTATCCTCGTCGGGTCCAGAGTCGGCCCCGGACATCGGAAGTACACTCTCCTTGAAAAAGGAAAGAACCGCGAGAAGTGCAATTTAGATTCTAACCCCGGGAAAGATTCCTTGAAGCCCACTTCCGAATCGGAACTGCGTCCGCGCGGCTGCGGCTACGTGGATCCACTCACGGGCAGACGCTGCGGCTCACGGCACTTCCTGCAGATCGATCACATCCGCCCGGTTCACGCAGGCGGCGGGAATGCGCCCGAAAACCTGCGCGCCCTGTGTTCGGCACATAATCGGGGACGGAATCGGAAACCTGGGGCTCACCCTTTCAGATCACAAAAGAAACTCACCGCGCAGGCCCCGATCACGACAAGTGAACGAAAGGAAAATCCTCACTCGGAGGGCTGA